The Plasmodium falciparum 3D7 genome assembly, chromosome: 3 nucleotide sequence gaaaaaaaggatgataagaatcataataataaagaaaaagctACCGATGTGAAAAAATCAAGTGTACCtactaataatatagataaaaatgaagacaCTACAAAATATGtcataaaaatgaatgaaaaaatttataatagaATGCAAGAAAGTGGTAAATACAAACAATTATtcgatataaataaatttttcaaaaaagaaATCGAAGGACATCcttattttcaaaaaataaaaaaaaagaatgaaaaggccaaaaaagaaaaagaaaaaatgaatcaattaaaaaaacaaaaggattatacaaataattatttccATACATCAAATATGCAGGGAAATTTTAATCAACAAAAAATGGGAAACTATCAAAATCAAgagaatgaagaaaatgatttTTTTGATCAACGTCCTGAAATAGAAGAAGATGCAATTAATCCAATGGATTATGAAGAATATATGGAAAATTTATCAAATTTTGAAGATGATGGCGAACCATATGACGAATATGATGATTATGATGATTTCGTAAATACAATTAATGcagataaattaaaaattaatgatcAAAATAAACACTTATATGAACAAATCAAAGATATAGCGCAACCACCTGTTAATTTCCAAAATGATCAAAATTCAAATACTTTTGATTTTGACACAGATGagttgtaaaaaaaaaaaaaaaaaaaagaaaagaaaataggGTTCATAGGATTATACTTTtggaatattattaaatatgtaatatatatcatatatatgtgatatatcTACTTTATAtctatgttatatatatgtatatatatatatatatatatatatatatgtatatatttttttttttttttttttttttttcaaaatagcTATTTACCTGAACACATACATacacacacacaaaaaaaaaaaaaaaaaaataaaaaaaaaaataataaaaaaaaataacagtTAGCCATTTTGTAGCTACTTTAATATTCCTATATTTTtaccttttatattttatacttttaaatatttcgATCCATACAAAccaaaaaatcaaaaatataggaaaataaaaggaaatacataaatatatagaacaaTATActattcttttcttttttttctttttctgttcctttttatttgttaagtgtcatttgaaataatatacaaaaggatgcacatacatacatacatacatacatacatacatatatatatatgtgtggaTATATGTATGCACTACCCTTTGGGTCATGGGCCATCGGCCATGCATtgcttttattataaaaaaattaaatatataaaacactaTAAACAAttaacaatattttttaaatacattaaaaaataaggtTATATTAGTAAAATGTttatttctaaaaaaaaaaaagcaaattTTAAccgaataaaaaaataaataaaataataataaatatatagtcAAATATTAATTGTGCATCAAATGAAAGAGTATACGAAAAATATGTAGCTATCATCCATATgtgcataaatatatacacaaatatatacatacacacatatatacacatatatatatatatatatatatatatatatatatatttatgtccTTTTTTACACTTGTCGATTTGTTCTCCTAAATTTGTCCAGGGTAGGTGCTACTTCATTATAATACATGGACCTTAATTTGTAATTTGCTTCTTTAATAGGAGAAATGTTTATTGGTTGAAAGAAGAGAAAATCTTCAGAATTAGTTCTTTCATAAGCATTCATTGTATTTTGTACTTGTACAGAAAAGTTATTATTTAGATAACTACTTTTAACAGCTTCTAAGGAGTTTAAagctttttcttttatatttttaaccaTATAAGAactgttattattgttattgttattgttgttgttattgttattatattgattataatcattttcattttttaaagagttatataaataatcatatgTATTCATTAAAATTTCTCCTTTGTTATTATACCATTTTTCATTTAGATTTATAAAATGTTCATcctcatataaatattgtaaatTAAAATGTTCATCTATGTCCATATTATCCAtactatatttattataatttatataatccatattattttcttcaatcatatttataactaTTTGTTTTAAATAGAGATTTtcctttaaaatattattttcttctatatCACTCATTATATCTTCGTCACTAAAATAttcttcatcttcatcatcaaaATGGTCTTTTTGGTTACCCTGATTATCTTGACTGttaacatttttatcattatcattaacatttttatcattaccattaacatttttatcattcgCATCAACCCTGTTGTCGTTATTTGGTCCATCCTTATTAATTATGACACTTTTCCTTTTACTCTTTTCACTTAATTTAAGAGGTTGCGTGTTTTGCTCGATTTCCTGACGATTAAAAGACAAAGTtaaggataataataatttggaCATGACATAACGAAGATAATTTACTCTCAACAAATCATGCTTGGTAATATTTGGATTATTGATTGTCGAATTAGTATCATAATAATTGGttgtatttgttttatttttatgtttcatttttttcatattttttaaaataatttcttttgaatcaaatatttttatagataatatatcaGACGTATATAGATTTGTCCTTGTTTGAATAATTACATTATCATGATAAGGAATGGATGATAAAAAGAAAGTTaggaaatatttatttggaAGCACTGTAACATAATTTACCCATGTATAAGTATCATTCGTATAACTATAATCAATACTTGAACATACAGCATATATATCTGCAGTTtgattatcatatatatttctttttgtatCAAAATTAAATGGACACATGGATAAAAATCCAAGTACTGATCTGAAATTCAAATtacatttcatttttttttgtttcgattttttattattatcactacACATGGAACTTGAATCATTACCTTCATACCCATCAGGATTATTCTGAtgagtattattattatcactctCGACTTTTACATTACTTAAATAAtcgtcatcattattattattattatcatcattattattattattattatcattattatcatcattattatcatcatcatcataatcatCATAATCATCATAATCATCATAGTAATATCCCTTATTGTATTGTTGATCCTCCTGGTCGTTCAAAGaataatcatttatattatccctATGAATATCATTTTTGCTCACATTTTTAcctaaagaattattatttacaagaGCATTATTAGTATCCATTACATGttctttttgtttgtttttttttattttataattatctgTATTTAAAAACATCCACTTTACTAAAAATAAATGCTTTGGTTTTTTCAGTTCATATTTATGATTAAAATATTCACTCACTTCACATTTCCTTTTATTAGGATTAAATAATGGCATGGTAAATATCCATTTTCCATTCGAAAAcatgtttataatatttgtacatatagaagcattattaatttcatcatatttatttgaatacACAGGTACTATTGCATTAACAGGTTGTATTAAATTAaggatattattataaaaattatgaaaaatagaTTTttcaacattattattatatttatataataatttatttcttattttttctataatatCTGGATAATTTTTCCCACTcgttaaatttaaaaatgattcagaataataatttgacatgatcattttcatcatataattattttgtgaaTTCACAacattgttattataataattgtttATTCCATTACATGGATAATAcacattattatgaatataattattaccatacatattattattgttcatgAGGGGTGATACTCCGAATGATGTGATTCCATCGGTATCATGTCCTTCTTGAGTAAGATTAAGATAAGAATTAACACTCATATCAGCATCTCCTTTGTCACAAAtggttttattataataactaAAATCATCACCCttaagaatattattatgataattattatgataattattattatgaaagtatacgtaataaatatttttactcacatatatatcaaaagataaatatggacacattatacatattgctctttttaaaatattgataTCTGGAATATATACACcactaaaatatatacaattctTTACATCTAATTTATTATCTatcataaaatttaatacattcattaattttttacttttcttCTTTCCTTCATTTAAATCTCTTAAAGGCAAATTTGGGGATCCATGTATAAACAAAGGTGTAAAAGATAaactaaataaaaattttagatAAATGTTTTGATTAGAATAATCAAAAAGACAATACTTTGTTACTACATTAAATACATTCATACCATTAATTTCGTTCATGTGTGTATTATTAGGAGTAATACCATCtgcatttattatttcaccactattatcattattattgttgctATTATTTCCCatgttataatttatatctgAACCACCTCGTAAGagatacaataaatatacacatgATTTATATGCGttactatttttattcaacatttttaacatttttttacataaattATCTACACTATTTATTACACACAAAAGTTTTTTGGAATTAACATGATTTCTTTTATTCATAATAGAACatgtattcatataatatgtctttaattcttttctatggaatttattttccttttttaaaccttgtacatataataaataaacacaTAACCATTCTAAGAACACGTTTCTTAACATGATCGGCTCAGAATATGTATTCCCGTCAAAATAAGCTTTTTGTTTAGAACATATTTCTAATGATACAGCATAGGAATAAATATTCTTTGATGAATACAAATTAATGTTTGGAAATATATCATTCGTATTTAATATACCTATAAGGATTATGGTATCAAAGGTCACATCTAATAGAACCCCATATAATAGAAGTCTACACAAATTTATACTTAAATTAAAACGAATCATTATCTGACCGATAATGGATATAACTAATTTGTCTTTTATTTTGATCACAGCTTTAACCTTTTCTAATTCATAACGTgtacttttaattttttccttaGATGGTTTTTCGATAATCATACTTAACACATCATATATggttaattttttgttttctgcATGTGAATGTgaaatttcatttttacaaATTCCATTCTTTTGATCTTTTACTTCTTTtacattatatacatttgtatTATCACAATGAACAACTTCATTACGTTTATTAATTAATCCGTTTAATACAGACAtgctttttaatatatataaatataataaatgtaaactatgtgtatatatttccgATATTTTATGATCTCTTAAAAGATTCAAAAAATTCTTACTGATCATTCTAATACAGATCCCATGACATGTTCGACCACATCTTCCTTTCCTTTGTTCCATAGATGATTTGTTAATCCACTTTTTTACTAAAATATGTGCTTTTTTCTTATCGTTATATTCGATATTCTTTTGAATACAAAAATCAATAACTAATCTAACATTTGGTATGGTAATAGAACTCTCTGCTATATTTgaggataaaaatatattaatatctgTATCGTTATGTTTAAGTTTATGGATGGTATTATCGTATAAACAGCTGTGTAACATATGAATGTGTATTTTGATATCCGTACGATGGTATGTCAACTGGTTAGCAATATTGTGCATATTATGCATATTATGCATATTGTGCATATTATTCACATCATTCGCATCATTCGCATCATTCCCattatttatgttaataTTACTATTGGATGGATtgtccatattattatttatgatcATGCTTAATTGGTGATACATATCCGTTATATCCTGCATTCccgataaaaatataataacactATCTCCTTTCaaacataaattataaacCAATTCTAAACATAGATTAGATATATTAGAAAAGACATTTGCTGGAATGATCTCATCGACATCCAAGtccttatttttatcattacaatatttattattattattattaaacatatgtatatttttgtcatattcactctttattttatataataacatttctGAATTTTTTGAtaagtttattttattacaattttttcTTCGAAGGATGAAATCGATAACACTTTCTTTAACGAAATTGTTATTACCATCACAACTTTTTTTGTCATCACAACTTTTTTTGTCATCACAActttttttgttatcatcgtttattttttcatcgtttattttttcatcgtttattttttcatcatttattttttcatcatttattttttcatcatgTATATTTCTACTACCATATCTTGTGTAGTTTATTATATCCTCTATATAGAACGTATCGATACTAAAAATTTTGGTACCTATAAATATAGAAcccattttaatatttggGTGCTcgaaatatgaataaaataaattacttTGCATTGTTGCAgacataataattaatttgaACATTTGCTCATCCTTCTgtttattatgtaaatataatttgaTAAACAACAATACAATATCTAATAATATACTTCTATCATGTATTTCGTCTATTATAACAtgtgtaaattttttatacatatttttatgatgtaaaaataatttaaataaataaccaatagttatatatgttattacaGTCTTTTCACTATCATATAATGATTCTCCAGATATTCTATATCCTATTTTTTGACCcaatttttcatttgttaactctgataatattttagatAATGCTATACATGCTATTCGTCTTGGTTCAGTtactataatatttatttttttattttctcttatattttcttctaataaaaatttagGTACACACGTAGATTTTCCTGAACCAGTTTCTCCATTTATAAATGTTACATCGTTCTTTTCAATCATTTCTATTATTTCATTCCTTGATTTATATATGGATAACTTTTCTATATTACTTTGAACATTGTTTACATTATCTTctgttaataatatttttattttctccttttctttcttatcgtttttataaatcattttttttaagttgcAATTTTCATTTGCATTATATATAGGCATATCACCATCTTTTTCATATAGTTCATTTGAATTTATTTCACACCAGTtttcattcttattatttctCCTTTCCGCATCATCAcaaaaatgattattataattattataataattattattattattattattataattattattattattatgcatACCAGGACGATTAATAGATGAGCccctttctttatttttaaagaattttcttttttctttcatttgcttatttttaaaacttCCAAACACCTTCTGACCATTAAAAGAAATAGCTGTATCACCTTTAGTACTATgcttcatattatttttgtgaatatcttgataataatttttatccatattatCATGTTGTTCTGCATTGTATGCAGAGAATTTAAATGAATCTCCGTTCTTATATTTATCCTGATATGGTTTAGCATTTTTATAGTTAtgataattaaaattattattatgttggttattattatgttggttattattatgttgtgCGTTGATTACATGTCTGTTTGCCCCACcgctattattatattgatttatatatgatgtaTTTTCCTTTGATAAATTATCATTACTTATCTTATTATAACCATAcgatgataatgatatatcttttctattttttattctaccatcattattattattattatgattatatatggGGTGACCATCTTGTGTCATATTATGTGATTCATTAgacatataattttgtttaggatcattaaatgtattaaatTCATTATTAAAGTTGTTACCATAAGAATGTGTTttgttactttttttttcatttttatcatcataaaatttatatatgttattatctatattctgtctatcattattattattattattattattattattattattattatatttaatcgGGGggatattaaaattatacttttttaaattatatgaattctcattatcattttttgatTCATAATGTTTGTTGCTTAAATATTGTTTTCTTCCATCTAAATCTCCCTTATAAGTATTTCTTCTATTATCCATatggtttatattattactataattatttttattactataattatttctatttttatttttataattattattatatatattttcatctcTATCCATCATACTTCTTCTTTCACACATATCATACg carries:
- a CDS encoding ATP-dependent RNA helicase DHX57, putative is translated as MNNTFKINKKRRTVYESYNIINIANKKRYMCNDNKMDNDNNIINEKKYFNNSSSIKNTGNNYKNDNIDKSYDMCERRSMMDRDENIYNNNYKNKNRNNYSNKNNYSNNINHMDNRRNTYKGDLDGRKQYLSNKHYESKNDNENSYNLKKYNFNIPPIKYNNNNNNNNNNNNNDRQNIDNNIYKFYDDKNEKKSNKTHSYGNNFNNEFNTFNDPKQNYMSNESHNMTQDGHPIYNHNNNNNDGRIKNRKDISLSSYGYNKISNDNLSKENTSYINQYNNSGGANRHVINAQHNNNQHNNNQHNNNFNYHNYKNAKPYQDKYKNGDSFKFSAYNAEQHDNMDKNYYQDIHKNNMKHSTKGDTAISFNGQKVFGSFKNKQMKEKRKFFKNKERGSSINRPGMHNNNNNYNNNNNNNYYNNYNNHFCDDAERRNNKNENWCEINSNELYEKDGDMPIYNANENCNLKKMIYKNDKKEKEKIKILLTEDNVNNVQSNIEKLSIYKSRNEIIEMIEKNDVTFINGETGSGKSTCVPKFLLEENIRENKKINIIVTEPRRIACIALSKILSELTNEKLGQKIGYRISGESLYDSEKTVITYITIGYLFKLFLHHKNMYKKFTHVIIDEIHDRSILLDIVLLFIKLYLHNKQKDEQMFKLIIMSATMQSNLFYSYFEHPNIKMGSIFIGTKIFSIDTFYIEDIINYTRYGSRNIHDEKINDEKINDEKINDEKINDEKINDDNKKSCDDKKSCDDKKSCDGNNNFVKESVIDFILRRKNCNKINLSKNSEMLLYKIKSEYDKNIHMFNNNNNKYCNDKNKDLDVDEIIPANVFSNISNLCLELVYNLCLKGDSVIIFLSGMQDITDMYHQLSMIINNNMDNPSNSNININNGNDANDANDVNNMHNMHNMHNMHNIANQLTYHRTDIKIHIHMLHSCLYDNTIHKLKHNDTDINIFLSSNIAESSITIPNVRLVIDFCIQKNIEYNDKKKAHILVKKWINKSSMEQRKGRCGRTCHGICIRMISKNFLNLLRDHKISEIYTHSLHLLYLYILKSMSVLNGLINKRNEVVHCDNTNVYNVKEVKDQKNGICKNEISHSHAENKKLTIYDVLSMIIEKPSKEKIKSTRYELEKVKAVIKIKDKLVISIIGQIMIRFNLSINLCRLLLYGVLLDVTFDTIILIGILNTNDIFPNINLYSSKNIYSYAVSLEICSKQKAYFDGNTYSEPIMLRNVFLEWLCVYLLYVQGLKKENKFHRKELKTYYMNTCSIMNKRNHVNSKKLLCVINSVDNLCKKMLKMLNKNSNAYKSCVYLLYLLRGGSDINYNMGNNSNNNNDNSGEIINADGITPNNTHMNEINGMNVFNVVTKYCLFDYSNQNIYLKFLFSLSFTPLFIHGSPNLPLRDLNEGKKKSKKLMNVLNFMIDNKLDVKNCIYFSGVYIPDINILKRAICIMCPYLSFDIYVSKNIYYVYFHNNNYHNNYHNNILKGDDFSYYNKTICDKGDADMSVNSYLNLTQEGHDTDGITSFGVSPLMNNNNMYGNNYIHNNVYYPCNGINNYYNNNVVNSQNNYMMKMIMSNYYSESFLNLTSGKNYPDIIEKIRNKLLYKYNNNVEKSIFHNFYNNILNLIQPVNAIVPVYSNKYDEINNASICTNIINMFSNGKWIFTMPLFNPNKRKCEVSEYFNHKYELKKPKHLFLVKWMFLNTDNYKIKKNKQKEHVMDTNNALVNNNSLGKNVSKNDIHRDNINDYSLNDQEDQQYNKGYYYDDYDDYDDYDDDDNNDDNNDNNNNNNDDNNNNNDDDYLSNVKVESDNNNTHQNNPDGYEGNDSSSMCSDNNKKSKQKKMKCNLNFRSVLGFLSMCPFNFDTKRNIYDNQTADIYAVCSSIDYSYTNDTYTWVNYVTVLPNKYFLTFFLSSIPYHDNVIIQTRTNLYTSDILSIKIFDSKEIILKNMKKMKHKNKTNTTNYYDTNSTINNPNITKHDLLRVNYLRYVMSKLLLSLTLSFNRQEIEQNTQPLKLSEKSKRKSVIINKDGPNNDNRVDANDKNVNGNDKNVNDNDKNVNSQDNQGNQKDHFDDEDEEYFSDEDIMSDIEENNILKENLYLKQIVINMIEENNMDYINYNKYSMDNMDIDEHFNLQYLYEDEHFINLNEKWYNNKGEILMNTYDYLYNSLKNENDYNQYNNNNNNNNNNNNNSSYMVKNIKEKALNSLEAVKSSYLNNNFSVQVQNTMNAYERTNSEDFLFFQPINISPIKEANYKLRSMYYNEVAPTLDKFRRTNRQV